Below is a window of Impatiens glandulifera chromosome 2, dImpGla2.1, whole genome shotgun sequence DNA.
atttatttgattaaaaataaattattttgaaattttaataagttgaattattataatattattttatatttaaaatttaagtttaaatggaatgatttaataattgataacaaATAAGACATcataattgatattttagtAAACAAAAAACAGTCAAACCAGCAATAAGAGCATTTTGATTTGGGATGTGTttataagtcaaaattatatttatatttgtattatttaaatattatttcattaaattatttgaaaaatgattgagagagaaaatttaaataaaaaaatttaaatttattatattattattattttaactattaaataacttaaattcattaaaatacaaaaatataattattttattttcattaaatttaaatataaaaaacattttaataattcatcgtacaaaaattttcaaataaattacttctaagttaaacataaatttcaacaatatcctaaaatctaaaaattaaacaaactttTAATATAAGTAATAATGTATATTAGAGTGTGATTCCTAatagattaataaatatattaaattgagaaataaaaatgaattatttaaaataaattattaaaatattttatatatatttaaatttaataaaaatatttttatattttaattgtttaattaaataatttgatgaataaaatgatattaaccTAGACAATTGAAAAATaactttgaagaaaaaaaatcaaacatcttTATGTTGATTAATTGGGCTTATAATCTTATTGCCCTTTTCATTTGACCTGagttaaagttatatatatctAGGTGAATTCCTATATAATGCATACGgacaaaaagataaaaataaataaataaataaaagtttacaaTCATCTCCAACCTTTGGGAAATTGGAgtaaatgaccctaaaaatactaaaaataggGTGGATGGAGGGAAGTGCGGAcccataatttaaatagcgctggtgacttttttttttgacgaaaatgtccctattgcgtcacgcatcctcaggttgcgtgacgcaattttttatttttcaaaaaattttaattatgaaattttttagacaaaaatgccctagttgcgtcacgcaaccccaggtgcgtcacgcaaccgcgagacgaaaaaaaaatttgaaaaaaaaaaaaaccggttgcgtcacgcaattggagttgcgttacgcaagggtataattgtcattaaaaaaaagagggTCACCAGCGCTTTTTAAATTATGGGTCCGCACTTCCCTCAATTTAccctatttttagggtcatttacTCAAATTCCCCCAACCTTATCAAAAACTTTTTTTACACTCACTCTAGTTCACCAATTCTCAATCGAACTCTAATCTCGTGACATTATCTTCATTTCGACTAACCAATTATCTAATTCAACATTTATCCACCATCTCAATTGAACTCACTTGTTTCGAGACCTTCTATTCAATCTCATTCAACATTTATTCACAATTCTCAATTGAACTCACTTTTTTCGAGACCTTACATTCACTTCGGTTAAATACAAATCTCTTTTACACCATCTCAATTGAACTCACTTTTTTCGAGACCTTACATTCAATCTCATTCAACATTTATCCACAATTCTCAATTAAACTCACTTTTTTCGAGACCTTAtattcacttcggtcaaatacTAATCTCTTTTACCAATCCctccaatcgacctctcatcaaGAGTCAAACTCTCCTACCCTCACTTTGGTCCCCCACCAATCCCCAATCAATTGACTTCTCTTGTCTCGAGACCTTATATTTACTTCGGTCAAACAACTAATcttctcatatattttataatatacaacccaACTTTTCTTATGCTCACTTCAACTAATCAAACCATCTAATTCTACACTTATCCATCCCATCGATATTTTTAATCTCGTAATCTTTCACTTTTACTTTTCTCAAATCAACCCTGTCCACCAATATTacgaatatttttttatcaatctccCAATCGAACTCTTATCGAAAGAGTTAAACTCTTCTTATCATGACTTTGACCCACTAATCCCCAATCAATTGACATTTCATCCTGGTTTCATAAACTCTTCTTATCACGACTTTAAACTCTTATTTTCATTTCAGAACTCATCCCTtcacatattataattataaaattttgcaTAATGAGATTTAAccttaatcttttatatatatatatatatatatatataattataattataatggtTTTAAATTGTTAgtaatataatttatctctttttttatattttatttttattttatctctcatactatatatatatatatattctaataatttatttttcttgattacttttattttattttattttttattatatatatataataaatatttattatttgaatttaattttttaaattagttaattctTACacagttaatatatataatgtttaatatataaatttatttttattatattctttaatgaatataatttcattacctaaaaaatatatttatagtagagatatatttattttattatatatataacgatgGAGAAAATAAGTTaggagaaatattttttttaattaggataatagatatttttttattatatatgaaattttaaatatataaataaatatgtaatattatatataaatataaacattatatatatatatatatgatagaatttatattatatatatatagtattgtactttaaaatataattagaataatcggaattaattataattataagagaaataaattaataataaaaaattagttattatacGTTTAAACGagggagaaaataaattaagagatatattgttttaattaagataataaatatttttattatatatgaaattttaaatatataaataaataaataaatatataaatatgtaatattatattatatatatataatattgtattttaaaatataattagaataatcagaattaattataattataagaaaaataaattagttattattattaactttataaggatatatatatatatattatattatattatattatattatattatattatattatattatattatttattgataagaaaatagaaaataattataattagaggaaaattaaatttttacatttatatatataaaggattttacattattagtaatataaattatctctttttttaaattttttatccctcaaattattttatattatatatatatagtttttttatatctcataattttttcctaataaattatcttttctaattacttttatttattttctctttttattatatataaatagttatttattatttaaattttaaaatttattaattcttgttaagttattatatatataatgtttaatacttaaattttttattattatattctttgataaatataattttatatttaactttaaaaaatatacttttttttataaatatatattattagagagaaaataaaataagagagatatttttttaattaggataatattttatttatatatgaaaggttatatatataaataaataaatatgtaattatatatatatatatatatatatatatatatatatatatatatatatatatataaatataaaaaattatagagatagtattatatttttaaatataattagaaaaatcggaattaattataattataagagaattaaattaatgatttagaaaaatgaattagttattattattattaactttataaggatatttatatttataaaatttattttatcaaaaaaaattatatataaataaaacattaatatatatatatatatataaagtttattatttataaaattatatatattataaagttttattatttatataattatatatattatattgttattatatatatatatatatataaaaattattaataagataaattatatttatataaaattaataataaaaaagaatatatatatatatatattatattatatataaaaattattgataagataatttatatttatataaaattaataatggaagagaatatatatatataataaatttatgaatataattaagaaaaataaaacaaattaaaaatttcttAGAAACAAATAGTATTTAATCCTCTATTTTGGAAAACCCTAGGGACCATGCATGTTCAGCCTTTAGCATTGCTCTCTCGGCGATTTTTCTCTCCTTTctggtaatattttttttcgttTGCCTTTAATGAAATGTGAAGTTTTTTGTTTTAGTTGGAAATATTCTTTGCCAATTCTATTGTTGTTGATAATTTGCTTTTGAGTTGTGTGTGTTTGCTTGCTTGATGAGACAGCATTGGAGAAAATTTTATACTTGAATGTGTACTTTTGGTGCTAAAACATGGTTTATTCTCAATAACTATAATGATAACTTGTTATATAGTTTGTTATTTagttgattttttataattctccaaatgtttttttaaaggtTGCATTAATTGTCTTTGTTTGTAGGTGTATTTCTATATAACTACATAGGATTACGCTATACAGAGCCCCTAAATTGATGGTACGAAAAAGCCAGCTATACAGACTGACTAACCAACCctgttaatttatataactaattgTTAATGATATCGATCCTTTTCGAAATAACTTGCAGGAAACAACTAATGATTACCTTAGCGAGTTGCCAAGTGATATTCTGAGCATGATCACTGATAAGTTGGACCTGAAAGATGCAGTGAAGACGAGTATTTTATCGAAAAGATGgaaatatatttggattaaccATCCCGACCTCATATTTAATCATCTTAATGTATTTGGATTGGACCGTAAAAAGCTTAAGAAAGATTCAGTAGGTGCAGACAGTAATTTTGTGAAATACGTGGACCAAACTATGCAGCAGAGGTTAAAAGGAGACGACAAGATTACTTCTTTTCGCGTTTCTTTTGTGTTGGGGGAGTTCTTTTCTCAATCTATAGATAGGTGGATCAGTTGTGTCCTTCGAAAAGGTGTTGAGACCATTGAtcttgattttttgaaattatatccCATTTATATTCCTTCATCCTTCAAGAAGTGCTACAACTTTCCGTGGCTTCTAACCATCTCCGAAGATAAAGGGACACTAAAACATCTGCGAGTCGCACGTTGTAGGCTCCAATTAGCTCCAGCTTCATGTTCCATGAAATTTGATTCACTCATTTCCCTTCAGCTTATAAAGGTGTCTATAAACGATCTTCAACTTAAGGAGGTTCTAGAATATTGCCCTTTACTTGAAAATTTAAGTCTGCATTTCTGCACTGAACTCACTCATATCAGAAATGGCGACATACGGTTGAAGGTTTTGTACTTGAAGCAATGCTCGAAAATTAAGGAGATTGATCTCTGTACCGACAATCTCATTTCCTTAAAACTTAAACTGTCATATATAAGTAATCAAGAGCTGACCAAGTTTCTAAAAAGTTGCCCGGTACTTAAAGACTTAACTCTGTATTACTGTCAAAAACTCACCCATCTGAGTATTGGTAATTCTTCTAACAACACAAGTCTGATGTCTATCTCTTTGAAGAAATGCTTCAAACTTGAGCATATCGATCTTTGTGCTGACAATGTCGATAGACTTGAATACACTGGAAAGTTAATATCGTGGTCATTTATGAAAACCCCGAGACTGACAAATGCTTTTTTAAGCTACCTTAATTGTGTTAAAGGAAGATTATTAACAGAGGATGTCAAAAATTTAGATTCTAACATCTCTAGATTGACTCTTGACTTCCCTATGCTGCAGAATCTAATTTTTTCGCAGGAAGATAATTGTCAAGTAAATCTCCTTTCCTCCCtccaagtttatttatttatttatttaatcttcttgTAACAAACCAAGATGTTGATGTTGTTATTGTTGCTTGTTGCCCAGTATTTCATGAATCCTAAACCAGTGACTGAATTCCTTAATATTAGGCGATTGGTTTTGCCTGTTATGCCAGCCCACAGTGAAGACATACTGATATGGGCTAGATATATCTTGAAGGCTTTCCCCTTGTTACAAACATTGGAGTTAAATGTAAGAAAAATTAATCATTCCCCCCAACATCCTagtatttgttaatttattattcttaatgTTGCAGTTGGACAGACCGTTCGACCTGAGCCAGCCGATAAAAACAAAGACGGggatagaagaagaagaggaaaagGTCATGAAGAAATGCCATAATGGATCCATAAGCGAGGTAAAGGTGAATGGATTTGTGGGAAATCAAAACGAAGTTGATTTGGTAAAGTATTTGTTAGAGAATTTATCGGGGCTTAAAGAATTGACACTTAGTCCATACAAGAAGGCTTACAAAAGATTTGATAGTTGGGAGTATAATGATATTCAAGCAAGCATAgaatttgatttgtttgaatACGAGTGTCATGAGCTTCTTAAAGTAATTCCTCCATCTGTTTGTCTACATATTGAAAGACAGAGGATTTAGTAAGATTGATTTATGTgctgttttaattttaattttaactttgtCAGAAATCATCATTATCTTAAGATTCTTTGGTTTATGTAGTAGGATGAATAGGAGGAACCTGaaataagtttgtttttttctgttttttttataataatttatttcaatagaTGCTAagagaataaatgtttttatactTAGTTAAATGTTTATTAAGGTAGCTactttaaatctataataaggCATAccagtttttttgttttgttttgtaagGTAGCCCTCCTCTCAATTCCTGACcttcaaacaataattttaaataaatactctttttttatatcatggATACAATTTTGTTCTAAAactttaagaagaaaaaaatataatatttctcattgacaataaataaataaataaatatacagtATTTCTCATTAGAAAGTATAATATATACACTTTCAATTCCTAACAACTCATTAGAAAGTATAATATatccctatttttttttaaaaataaatattctcttttttttatattatcatggATACAATtttgttcaaaaataatatttatcattaattataacAACTAGGTGAATTATTGTGAATTCTTaacaaagataagaaaaaaataaataaataaaaatttataattatctcTAAGATTATTAAAAACTCTTATTATTCTCACTTTGGCCTACCAATCTTCAATCGAActctaatctcgtgatcttatttttatttcgaTTAACCAACCATCTAGTTCAACATTTATCCATCAATCTCAATTgaactcattttttttagacCTTAtattcacttcggtcaaatacTAATCTCTTTTACCAATCTccacaatcgacctctcatcaaAAGTCAaactcttttaccctcactttggtcCACTACCAATTCCTCAATCAATTGACCTCTCTTGTTTCGAGACCTTACATTCACTTCAGCCAAACAACCAATCTCTTCGCATATTTTATAATGAACAACCCAACTTTTCTTATCCTCACATCAACTAATTAAACCATCTAATTCCACACTTATCCATTCCATCGATATTTCTAATCTCGTGATCTTTCACTTTTACTTCGGTCAAATGTTAATCCCCCCAATCGATCTCTCATATAAAGAGTCAAACTCTTTTTACCATCACTTTGGCCCACCAATCCCCAATCAATCAAGTCCAGGAATAATCTTATTCTTATAATCATAATATACACGTTGTCTTATAATATACCTAAATCTTTATCATCTCACTTACTTAGCAGGTCACTTCCGTCAactaacatattatttattacccAATCATTTCTTATTTATCGACCTTTATCAACTGATTTTCGTACTTATTTACCAACTCACTTCCGTCcatcaacatattctttattccctctttataactattataaatttgcACCGGGTGTGATTTTGAACTCTCGATACATACTGAATACTTAACTATTacaccacttatgattgttaattttttttataatttaacgtatgaatatataattgatatgactaacaattatatatataaaatgttatatatataaaattaaattac
It encodes the following:
- the LOC124923637 gene encoding F-box/FBD/LRR-repeat protein At1g13570-like yields the protein MHVQPLALLSRRFFSPFWITLYRAPKLMETTNDYLSELPSDILSMITDKLDLKDAVKTSILSKRWKYIWINHPDLIFNHLNVFGLDRKKLKKDSVGADSNFVKYVDQTMQQRLKGDDKITSFRVSFVLGEFFSQSIDRWISCVLRKGVETIDLDFLKLYPIYIPSSFKKCYNFPWLLTISEDKGTLKHLRVARCRLQLAPASCSMKFDSLISLQLIKVSINDLQLKEVLEYCPLLENLSLHFCTELTHIRNGDIRLKVLYLKQCSKIKEIDLCTDNLISLKLKLSYISNQELTKFLKSCPVLKDLTLYYCQKLTHLSIGNSSNNTSLMSISLKKCFKLEHIDLCADNVDRLEYTGKLISWSFMKTPRLTNAFLSYLNCVKGRLLTEDVKNLDSNISRLTLDFPMLQNLIFSQEDNCQYFMNPKPVTEFLNIRRLVLPVMPAHSEDILIWARYILKAFPLLQTLELNLDRPFDLSQPIKTKTGIEEEEEKVMKKCHNGSISEVKVNGFVGNQNEVDLVKYLLENLSGLKELTLSPYKKAYKRFDSWEYNDIQASIEFDLFEYECHELLKVIPPSVCLHIERQRI